The sequence GCCCGTCCTTCTCCGGTTTGTAGGAGCGGTAGTTGATGGTTTCCGGCTTGAGGACCTCACCGTAGGACTGGTTGAGGATCATTTCCGGGCTCATCAAACTGAGCGTAATGGACTTGATGTCCTGCTTGGACACGAACTGTGGTGGCTTAATGTAAACCAAAGGGAATCTCCTCCTTACTCCAACGTGACGTTCAGGCCCAGGCCCTGAAGCTCTTTCAGCAACACATTAAACGATTCCGGGATCCCTGGAGTAGGCGTGTTATCCCCCTTCACCAGAGCGTTGTACAGCCGCGAGCGGCCCTCCACGTCATCAGACTTCACGGTCAAAAGCTCCTGGAGCGTGTAGGCAGCGCCGTAGGCCTCCAGCGCCCAGACCTCCATTTCGCCGAAGCGCTGGCCGCCGAACTGGGCCTTGCCGCCCAGGGGCTGCTGGGTGATGAGCGAGTAGGGGCCGGTTGAGCGGGCGTGCATCTTGTCATCAACCTGATGACTCAACTTCATCATGTAGAGCACACCGACGGTGACTCGGTTTTCCGTGAGCTCACCCGTGCGGCCGTCCCTCAAATAGACTTTGCCGTCAGTGGGCAGGCCGGCGGAGGCCATCTCCGCCTGGACATCCTCCAAGCGGGCGCCATCAAAGACGGGCGAAGCGTACCGGCGGCCATGCTTGCTGCCGGCCCACCCCAGCATGGTCTCATAAAGCTGTCCCAAATTCATACGGGAGGGCACACCCAGGGGATTCAGGACAATGTCTACCGGGGTGCCATCTTCCGTGAAGGGCATGTCTTCCTCGGGAACAATCACCGAAACAATACCCTTGTTGCCATGGCGCCCAGCCATCTTGTCACCTACCGAAATCTTGCGCTTGTTGGCCAGATAAACCTTGGCAAGCTTGATGACGCCGGGCTGCAGCTCATCGCCGACGCGGACTTTGAATACGTCGCGCTCCAGTTCGTCTTCAATGCCCTTCAGGACCACACTGTGCCCCTCCAGGATCTGGACGATCTTATGCCACGGTTTGGTGGATTCTACCCAGGGAGACTTGAGACTGAGGCGGTCGAAGTCAAGATTGGCGAGTTTGGACTCCGTGAGCTTGGTCTTGGCCTTGATCAGCGTACGATTGTTGCTCAGATCACGGATGCCGCCCGAGAGCTGACCCAGCATCTGCTTTTTGATAAGGGCGTTGCGTTTCTCCAGCAGCTCAATCCGTGCCTGCTTGGCCTGCGACTGGAGCTGCTCGATCTGTTCCTTGTCCTCCACCCTGCTCCTGGCGCTCTTGCGCTCGAAAAGCTGGGTCTTAACGACCGTGCCGCGAATACCGGAATCGCACCGCTTGGAGGTGTCTTTTACATCGCCGGCCTTTTCGCCAAAGATGGCCCGCAGGAGTTTTTCCTCCGGCGTGGGGTCGGTCTCCCCCTTGGGGGTAACCTTGCCCACCAGAATGTCGCCGGGCTTGACTTCCGCTCCCACCCGCACAACACCGTCTTCGTCCAAATTTCTGGTGGCCTCTTCGCTGACGTTGGGAATTTCGTTGGTGAGCTCTTCCACGCCGCGCTTGGTGTCCCGCATCTCCAATTCGGCGACCTTGATGTGGATAGAGGTGAGGTAATCCTCCTTCAGCATGCGCTCACTAATGACGATGGCATCTTCAAAATTGTACCCCCGCCAAGGCATAAAGGCGACCACCAAGTTCCGGCCCAAGGCAAGCTCCCCTTGGCTGGTGGCACAGCCATCCGCCAGCAGGGTGCCCTTCTTTATTTTTTGGCCCGGCTTCACCAGGGGCTTTTGATTCACGCAGGTGTCCTGATTTGTGCGCAGGAATTTGTAAAGGGCATAGGTGACGAGATTTTCCTCGTCCCTGAGCAGTATATCATCGCTTTTGGCGCGGGTGCGCACGACGATCTGGTCGGCTTCCACCGACTCAACCACGCCGTCCACATCCGAATAGATCGCTGCCCGGGCATCCTGGGCAACCTGCAGTTCGACGCCGGTCCCGACGATGGCCCGCTCCGGTTTGAGCAGCGGCACACTCTGACGCTGCATGTTGGACCCCATGAGAGCACGGTTGGCGTCGTCGTGTTCCAAGAAAGGAATCAGCGACGCCGCCACCGACACGATCTGGCTGGGCGCCACATCCATATAATCGACCAATTCGGGCTTCACCAGTGGAAAACTGTCGCCCTTGCGCGTGACCACCAAATCGTTGACAAATTTGCCATCTTTGATGGGCTCATTCGCCTGGGCGATATGCACGCGGTCTTCATCATCGGCAGACAGATACTCCACATCATCGGTGATCTTATAGCTGCCATTGGAGCGGACCACGCGGCGGTAGGGCGTTTCGATGAAACCCAGTTTGTTGACTTCGGCATGGGTGGCCAGCGAGCTGATCAGACCTATGTTGGGACCTTCCGGGGTCTCGATGGGGCAGAGCCGGCCGTAGTGGGTATAGTGCACGTCCCGTACCTCGAAGCCGGCCCGCTCGCGGGTGAGGCCGCCGGGCCCCAGGGAGGAGATACGGCGCTTGTGGGTGATCTCCGAGAGCGGATTGGTCTGATCCATAAACTGAGAGAGCTGGCTGGTGCCATAGAATGCGTTCAGCACGGATGTGACGATGCGCGAATTGATCAGGTCCTGGGGTGTGAGGCTTTCGGCCTCCCGGGTGCTCATGCGCTCTCGAATCGTGCGCTGCATGCGGCTCAGGGCGATGGTAAACTGGTTGGAAAGCTGCTCGCCAACCGTGCGCACCCGGCGATTGCCCAAATGATCGATATCATCGGAGCCACGCTCGCCCTTGCGCATGCTGATGAGATAACGCAGGGCCTCGATGAAATCCTCGCGCAACAGCACGGGCGAATCGATAGGCGCGTGCAGGTTAAACTTCTTGTTGATGCGGTAGCGTCCCACCTGGCCCAGGTCATATTTCTTGGGAGAGAAGAACATGCGCTCCACAAAT comes from Candidatus Neomarinimicrobiota bacterium and encodes:
- the rpoB gene encoding DNA-directed RNA polymerase subunit beta, whose product is MPVNSKSLTDRHSFSRIHSAASVPDLLAIQTSSFEEFLQLKVPPEKRDGKGLQEVFRGMFPVEDSHGNYVLEYVSYYLGPPKYTVRECLDRGVSYTVPLRVRLILHITDEEDKSVYAQSIEQDVFFGNIPRMTDRGTFVINGAERIIVSQLQRSPGVFFEESKHPNGTSIYQARIIPFRGSWVDFTTDIYDCMYAIIDRRRKFPATLLLRAIGYATDEDIFRAFGLIEDVKLAKITPAKLAGRILGADVVNTETGEVVAETGRELVKEDHALLKAAGVPVIALLGNKKDLEVEMILNTIAKDPTSNQEEALARFYRDLRAGEAPSIDVAQKFVERMFFSPKKYDLGQVGRYRINKKFNLHAPIDSPVLLREDFIEALRYLISMRKGERGSDDIDHLGNRRVRTVGEQLSNQFTIALSRMQRTIRERMSTREAESLTPQDLINSRIVTSVLNAFYGTSQLSQFMDQTNPLSEITHKRRISSLGPGGLTRERAGFEVRDVHYTHYGRLCPIETPEGPNIGLISSLATHAEVNKLGFIETPYRRVVRSNGSYKITDDVEYLSADDEDRVHIAQANEPIKDGKFVNDLVVTRKGDSFPLVKPELVDYMDVAPSQIVSVAASLIPFLEHDDANRALMGSNMQRQSVPLLKPERAIVGTGVELQVAQDARAAIYSDVDGVVESVEADQIVVRTRAKSDDILLRDEENLVTYALYKFLRTNQDTCVNQKPLVKPGQKIKKGTLLADGCATSQGELALGRNLVVAFMPWRGYNFEDAIVISERMLKEDYLTSIHIKVAELEMRDTKRGVEELTNEIPNVSEEATRNLDEDGVVRVGAEVKPGDILVGKVTPKGETDPTPEEKLLRAIFGEKAGDVKDTSKRCDSGIRGTVVKTQLFERKSARSRVEDKEQIEQLQSQAKQARIELLEKRNALIKKQMLGQLSGGIRDLSNNRTLIKAKTKLTESKLANLDFDRLSLKSPWVESTKPWHKIVQILEGHSVVLKGIEDELERDVFKVRVGDELQPGVIKLAKVYLANKRKISVGDKMAGRHGNKGIVSVIVPEEDMPFTEDGTPVDIVLNPLGVPSRMNLGQLYETMLGWAGSKHGRRYASPVFDGARLEDVQAEMASAGLPTDGKVYLRDGRTGELTENRVTVGVLYMMKLSHQVDDKMHARSTGPYSLITQQPLGGKAQFGGQRFGEMEVWALEAYGAAYTLQELLTVKSDDVEGRSRLYNALVKGDNTPTPGIPESFNVLLKELQGLGLNVTLE